The Candidatus Baltobacteraceae bacterium DNA window GCCACGTGCGCAACGCCGTCGCCCGCTTCGACCAAGTCACCGACGTTTCGGACGAAGAACGTTCTCAGGCACTTGCCAATATTAAAAAGGCCGCCGCCTATTACGAAATCGATCTGGCGCCTAAGGGAGCAGCCACTCGAAAGCGCACCGGCGTCGCCCGTAAGAAATCCACGCGAAAGAGAAAGGCGCGCTAAGCGCACGCGCCGCTCACGCGTGGCCGGATGGCTCGGTTGCCCGCATCCTTAGCGAGAGACGTTGGCGGCGACCGGGCCATTCTTTTGGGAATAAAGGGCTCGTGTACGAACACCGAGCGTCGACTATCGTCCCAGCACCCGTCGATCGGGTCTACGAGTTGTTCACGTATTTCCATCACTATCCCGAGTTCATGCGCCACGTCAAAACCGTCTCGTACTACGACGATCAGAACACGCATT harbors:
- a CDS encoding DUF6582 domain-containing protein, whose amino-acid sequence is MQSDLPNSVYAFPKKRKEPLTDARHVRNAVARFDQVTDVSDEERSQALANIKKAAAYYEIDLAPKGAATRKRTGVARKKSTRKRKAR